A segment of the Pseudoalteromonas sp. DL-6 genome:
GCCACACGCCCGATTTAAACTCAGCCAAAGCCTTTATTAAAAATATTGAAGAAAAATACAGTGATGCACGCCATAATTGTTGGGCGCATGTTGCGGGCAATCCTGGCGGAAGCCATGTTTATGGTTTTTCTGACGATGGAGAGCCAAATGGCACCGCTGGTAAACCTATGCTCAACGTGCTGGTGGGCTCTGGCCTAGGTGAAGTAACTGCTGTGGTAACACGGTATTTTGGTGGGATAAAGCTTGGCACTGGTGGATTAGTTCGTGCTTATGGTGGCTCGCTTAATAATGCCTTAGCAAAATTACAAACCGTGGTAAAAGTACCCAGTATTGAGCTGGTTGGCTTTAGTGAATACAGTATGCAAGGCGCAATAGAGCAGCACTTAAAAACCAACTTTCAGGTACTTAATATTGAAAAGCAGTTTACGGCAAATATTGAGTGGAGTATTACTATTGATAGCCGCCAAGCACAACAAGCATGCAAAGATATTTTTGATTTAAGCCACGGCGCAGTTGAGTTAACAATCAAAGAGTAATAGTCTTACATCCATCCCATTTAATCAGTAAAGATTAAATTTTCGAGTCATACAGTAGTTATTTTAATTTACTAATAAAAAAGCGATACGCTCAATGCAATTTCGTACCATCATAAAAATTCTTGGCCAACTGGTCGCGCTATTTAGTATTACAATGGTGCCACCAGCACTCGTGTCTTTAATTTATAAAGATGGTGGAGGGGTGCCGTTTGTTTTAGCCTTTATATTTAGCGTTATTATTGGCTTAATGGCTTACTACCCAAATAGGCATGAGCATGGTGATTTAAAAGCACGGGAAGGCTTTTTAATAGTGGTTTTGTTTTGGCTGGTGCTAGGGGCATTTGCATCATTACCGCTGATATTTTTACAAGAACCCAACCTCTCTTTGGCCGATGCGGTGTTTGAAGCTTTCTCAGGCTTAACTACCACAGGGGCGACCGTATTAACTGGCATTGAGTACTTGCCTAAATCGGTATTATTTTATCGCCAACAATTACAGTGGTTTGGTGGAATGGGGATCATTGTATTAGCAGTAGCCATACTGCCAATGCTTGGCGTGGGTGGGATGCAGTTGTATCGCGCTGAAATTCCAGGCCCAGTAAAAGACTCCAAAATGACCCCGCGTATAGCCGACACCGCTAAACACCTTTGGTATATTTACGTATCTATTACCCTTGCGTGTACCTTGGCGTATTGGAGCGCTGGCATGAACTGGTTTGACGCCATATGCCATGCCTTTTCTACGGTTGCTATTGGTGGGTTTTCTACTTATGACGCGTCTATGGGGCATTTTGATAGCCCTGTAATTAACTTTATTTGTGTGTTCTTTTTAATTATAGCCGCCATTAACTTTTCACTACATTATGCCGCTGTAGCGAGTCGTAATATTAGTGTGTACATTCGCGACCCTGAATTTAAAGTATTCTTGTGTATTCAGTTAGCGCTGGTGGTAATTTGCTTTACTGTGCTTTCGTCTCATGATGTTTATGCAAATGGTGATGAAACTCTCGATCAGGCGTTGTTTCAAGCGGTGTCTATTAGTAGTACTGCAGGGTTTGCCACAGATAACTTTTCAGCTTGGCCGTTGTTTTTACCTATTTTACTTATTTTTTCGAGCTTTATTGGCGGCTGTGCGGGTTCTACCGGTGGTGGTATGAAAGTTGTTCGTGTGTTTTTGTTGTACTTGCAAGGGGTGCGCGAGCTTAACCGCTTAGTCCATCCCCGAGCTATATATTCAATAAAACTCGGGCGTAAAGCCTTACCTGACAAAGTAGTTGAAGCGGTATGGGGCTTTTTCTCAGCTTATGCACTAGTCTTTATTATTATAATGTTAGCGTTAATGGGCACAGGGTTAGACAACATTACCGCATTCTCTGCGACAGCAGCCTGCCTTAATAACTTGGGCCCAGGTTTGGGTGACGTAGCCTCTCATTATGGTGCTATTAGCGATGCCGCTAAATGGATATTAACAGTAGCTATGGTATTCGGCCGGTTAGAGATATTTACATTATTAGTGCTATTTACCCCAACATTTTG
Coding sequences within it:
- a CDS encoding TrkH family potassium uptake protein; the encoded protein is MQFRTIIKILGQLVALFSITMVPPALVSLIYKDGGGVPFVLAFIFSVIIGLMAYYPNRHEHGDLKAREGFLIVVLFWLVLGAFASLPLIFLQEPNLSLADAVFEAFSGLTTTGATVLTGIEYLPKSVLFYRQQLQWFGGMGIIVLAVAILPMLGVGGMQLYRAEIPGPVKDSKMTPRIADTAKHLWYIYVSITLACTLAYWSAGMNWFDAICHAFSTVAIGGFSTYDASMGHFDSPVINFICVFFLIIAAINFSLHYAAVASRNISVYIRDPEFKVFLCIQLALVVICFTVLSSHDVYANGDETLDQALFQAVSISSTAGFATDNFSAWPLFLPILLIFSSFIGGCAGSTGGGMKVVRVFLLYLQGVRELNRLVHPRAIYSIKLGRKALPDKVVEAVWGFFSAYALVFIIIMLALMGTGLDNITAFSATAACLNNLGPGLGDVASHYGAISDAAKWILTVAMVFGRLEIFTLLVLFTPTFWRG
- a CDS encoding YigZ family protein, which encodes MSEYKYPADDVFHQEEIKKSTFIVHIGHTPDLNSAKAFIKNIEEKYSDARHNCWAHVAGNPGGSHVYGFSDDGEPNGTAGKPMLNVLVGSGLGEVTAVVTRYFGGIKLGTGGLVRAYGGSLNNALAKLQTVVKVPSIELVGFSEYSMQGAIEQHLKTNFQVLNIEKQFTANIEWSITIDSRQAQQACKDIFDLSHGAVELTIKE